A portion of the Naumovozyma castellii chromosome 2, complete genome genome contains these proteins:
- the HEM25 gene encoding Hem25p (ancestral locus Anc_2.313), whose amino-acid sequence MSDKSPKTSVHLVSGFIGGLSSAVTLQPLDLLKTRIQQHKGATLWSAIKDIKDPIQFWRGTLPSALRTSIGSALYLSCLNIMRTQLVHGKKGSAASKSSSLPQLTMYENLLTGAMARGLVGYITMPITILKVRYESTYYSYKSMNEAIKDIYKMEGISGFFRGFGPTVMRDAPYAGLYVLLYEKSKQILPKFLPKSLIHYKEDMKFSTSTSTVVNSVSAIASASLATAITAPFDTIKTRMQLKPKVFTNFFTTLVLITKNESIFQLFSGLSMRLTRKALSAGIAWGIYEDLIKRIM is encoded by the coding sequence ATGTCGGATAAGTCTCCTAAGACCTCGGTGCATTTGGTTAGCGGATTCATTGGCGGCCTATCATCTGCTGTAACGTTACAACCACTGGATCTATTAAAGACTAGAATTCAACAACATAAGGGAGCCACATTATGGTCTGCTATAAAGGACATCAAAGACCCCATTCAGTTTTGGAGAGGAACGCTACCGTCTGCATTGAGAACTTCAATCGGTAGTGCTCTTTATCTTTCCTGCTTAAATATTATGAGAACGCAGTTGGTTCACGGGAAAAAGGGATCAGCTGCAAGCAAAAGTAGCAGCTTACCTCAATTGACCATGTATGAGAACTTGCTTACAGGTGCAATGGCAAGAGGGTTAGTTGGGTATATTACAATGCCAATTACAATATTGAAGGTGAGATATGAATCCACATACTATAGCTACAAAAGTATGAATGAAGCCATTAaagatatatataagaTGGAAGGTATCTCGGGATTCTTTAGAGGCTTTGGACCCACTGTGATGAGAGATGCTCCATATGCCGGATTATATGTTCTCTTATATGAAAAATCAAAGCAAATACTACCCAAATTCTTACCGAAATCTTTAATCCACTATAAGGAAGATATGAAATTTAGCACATCCACTTCTACGGTGGTTAATTCTGTAAGTGCCATTGCTTCAGCAAGTTTGGCCACTGCTATTACGGCACCATTTGACACTATCAAAACCAGAATGCAATTGAAACCCAAGGTTTTtacaaatttctttactACGCTCGTACTAAtaacaaaaaatgaatcGATATTCCAATTATTTAGTGGGTTGAGCATGAGATTGACTAGGAAGGCCTTAAGTGCTGGGATTGCATGGGGTATATATGAGGATTTGATAAAAAGAATCAtgtaa
- the TMA17 gene encoding Tma17p (ancestral locus Anc_2.328), producing the protein MSSPGAMKRPIQIEEFKTAIKDMSEEELKNIRYQIENSVSHLERSNKKLEKYIAKLEGLEQEYADDSEEVENIEAGDLQLFRDSVRENQIVLKNYNKRLDALDQENIYRTSGHVKPSESVSHSAAISTPKASNSIYL; encoded by the coding sequence atgtCGTCTCCAGGTGCCATGAAAAGACCAATCCAAATCGAAGAATTTAAAACTGCTATCAAAGATATGTCTGAGGAGgagttgaaaaatataagatATCAGATTGAAAATAGTGTTTCCCATTTAGAAAGATCAAATAAGAAGttggaaaaatatattgCAAAGTTAGAGGGTCTAGAGCAGGAATATGCAGATGATAGTGAAGAGGTTGAAAACATTGAGGCTGGTGATTTGCAACTCTTTAGAGACTCTGTCAGAGAAAATCAAATTGTGCTGAAGAATTATAATAAGAGATTAGATGCTTTAgaccaagaaaatatttacagAACTAGTGGACACGTTAAGCCTTCTGAGTCAGTTTCCCATTCAGCCGCAATTTCCACTCCCAAAGCATCTAACTCAATCTACTTATAA
- the TRM3 gene encoding tRNA (guanosine(18)-2'-O)-methyltransferase (ancestral locus Anc_2.325) has product MSVSGTITKYLSQDEQLKALSDLIQNDQIEEILNIFNATSIDFSNDEKLAQLLFEKIKNKLLKKLVALESDGHLETSLSEILEDKEIHVSTKLIAKVPYLWSHFETWISDRLMGFMTGNVRKLFDSEFYTDIVLRFVDISVSEASFDDSQVSEFEILYYLHLLEGVYLAETEKAPLSSSSLDNILVPLLGCNIELLASTCSKLMRWRFKEINGISMNDSGFDKATWNCMKALYTDRNIHGWKQRNCLSFILRSLSTPNIPPHLVAFIKSDDYWLQVQNALDHDIHEYRKLGLSILKLTIQRLTTGFEAFQTKYFSWKPEEASSILEIWKKYTTLYEIVALDTALNQIQAASADIISLIDDALLYPSWGLIIFSTGLKVSMESVRKYMVSLILEIQDGSAFSSNIAILTERILPSLMEAHYYNTTDTSCPHGERVTMFVCEILSQAENALPIVLQNILQLLIKEGASFGPSRIYISLGILNFFQVTHSNVVSLQNLAQIKKLYEFESEDEVFDTTIQTIYLKFLFFIHPSITPTDWLQTIVTHLQNVNGSYRYISPLIDLFRDVAVSRFNQNAVEEQLAFSIGKNPTFDMLATILFDDKRVPINREFLLELIRCGEEISTHTNAMVTLLSNLLFQKCSNEDYQDGYLLTQYHGFTTSTWNSIDITKAYETLCKDFSGEKFKFFVAVMEKVMESNGKDLDLKTGDAFKLLDTISEYLKNYQKESFKFKDAIYGAYFDFLLIFLKTHPLERNELKQLLTIIAQNVKVDNGNYTGNLSISKLSEFLLNTYALPLGSQSTDANEISRHILQYMCFMWESLDTERLVLKERKLHFSIIQTIFNSSTLYYAAKGDKELANLLKTSGLSIIGHGFSKRGFLPLLSSQLCQFMKRYGAMLDSEDANYDWLILILFKCFTQPQMNTNIFNMKPVIAHLYDKKLSIYYGEKHCLYKSVYGISEISNKIFTINALLLTTDIFKRQFISEVVEETNLLVSKKRIDGPEEMERLALWELLIMCRHAMKSINLPSSITNAILHNIEIDEGSPLVRIYKEWFIAYELAENYNESTSTPNEDYVFNLLIDHSKPVLVVSAEKICFLILKALKLKGKQDTTRLLDRFICELVPNATSNKPLVRHFSNSLILSFWPVFKDMVLNPTLKSILGNLFENSQRTQIHGQYRSGDANIWNLYDDLTLTNIFGGVIRKITDHEAPYLSEETFNTYLLDKNLFEIGKDEPLLWLRKRSGLEVVSQKTASPINAGSQLQTKSGAWETVFDIDNKKSHQIVKRSDLIVVSSLVDKPPNLGGICRLCDVLGVGLLTVQDLRVKNHPQFKNVAVTADRWQPMVEVPVDEITKFMKSKKQEGYTLIGLEQTDKSVQLDNNYKFPRKSLILLGTEAHGIPGPLLNELDLCLEIKQHGVIRSMNIQTATAVIVHSYTVQHL; this is encoded by the coding sequence ATGTCAGTGAGTGGAACTATTACGAAATACTTATCTCAAGATGAGCAATTGAAGGCGCTTTCAGATCTGATTCAAAATGATCaaatagaagaaatattgaatatattcaatgCTACTTCAATTGATTTCTCAAATGATGAGAAGCTTGctcaattattatttgagaaAATTAAGAACAAATTACTAAAAAAACTAGTCGCTCTTGAAAGCGATGGTCATTTGGAAACCTCTTTGAGTgaaatattggaagataAGGAGATCCATGTGTCTACTAAACTAATTGCAAAAGTGCCATATCTATGGTCACATTTTGAAACGTGGATCAGTGATAGGTTAATGGGATTCATGACAGGAAATGTAAGGAAACTTTTTGACTCCGAGTTTTATACTGATATTGTATTGCGTTTCGTCGATATTTCTGTATCTGAAGCCAGTTTCGACGATTCTCAGGTTAGTgagtttgaaattctttACTATTTGCATTTGTTAGAGGGAGTTTATCTGGCGGAAACTGAAAAAGCACCTTTATCATCAAGCTCCTTGGATAATATCTTGGTGCCATTGTTAGGATGTAACATCGAACTTCTAGCAAGCACTTGCTCTAAATTGATGAGGTGGAGATTCAAGGAAATTAATGGGATATCTATGAATGATTCTGGGTTTGACAAAGCCACATGGAACTGTATGAAGGCACTATACACAGATAGAAATATACATGGATggaaacaaagaaattgtCTTTCCTTTATCCTTAGAAGTCTCTCAACACCTAACATTCCACCACATTTGGTTGCTTTTATTAAATCTGATGATTACTGGTTACAGGTACAGAATGCATTGGACCATGATATTCATGAATATAGAAAACTAGGTCTCtcaattcttaaattgACCATTCAAAGACTAACCACCGGATTTGAAGCTTTCCAAACCAAATACTTCAGCTGGAAGCCCGAGGAGGCATCTAGTATTCTGGAAATATGGAAGAAATACACAACCTTATATGAAATTGTTGCGTTGGACACCGCattaaatcaaattcaagcTGCAAGTGCAGATATTATAAGTTTGATAGATGATGCGCTTTTATATCCTAGCTGGGGGTTGATTATATTTTCCACCGGCTTGAAAGTTTCGATGGAAAGTGTCAGAAAGTACATGGTTTCATTAATTCTAGAAATCCAAGATGGATCCGCATTCTCTTCCAATATAGCAATATTAACAGAAAGAATTCTTCCTTCCTTAATGGAAGCACATTACTATAATACAACTGACACAAGCTGTCCTCATGGTGAACGCGTTACTATGTTTGTGTGTGAAATCCTTTCTCAAGCAGAGAATGCCCTACCCATTGTATTGCAAAACATCTTGCAActattaattaaagaaggaGCTTCATTTGGACCCTCAAGGatttatatttctttagGTATTCTAAACTTTTTCCAAGTAACTCATTCCAATGTTGTATCGCTGCAAAATTTAGCccaaataaagaaattgtatgaatttgaaagtgaagatGAAGTGTTCGATACGACAATTCAAACAATTTATCTTaagtttttatttttcattcatcCTTCTATTACACCAACTGATTGGTTACAAACTATTGTAACACATTTACAGAACGTGAACGGATCGTACAGATATATTTCACCATTGATCGACTTGTTTAGAGATGTTGCCGTATCAAGGTTTAATCAAAATGCTGTTGAAGAGCAACTTGCTTTCTCCATTGGTAAAAACCCCACTTTCGACATGCTGGCAACcatattatttgatgaCAAGAGAGTTCCTATCAATCGAGAATTTCTTTTAGAGTTGATAAGATGCGGCGAGGAAATCTCAACCCATACCAATGCTATGGTGACACTACtatcaaatttattatttcaaaaatgtaGCAATGAAGATTATCAAGATGGGTATTTATTGACACAATACCATGGATTCACAACTAGCACCTGGAATTCCATAGATATAACAAAAGCATATGAGACCTTATGTAAAGACTTTTctggtgaaaaatttaaattttttgttGCCGTTATGGAAAAGGTTATGGAAAGCAACGGGAAGGACCTTGATTTGAAAACTGGTGATGCTTTTAAACTTTTGGACACCATTTCTGAATACCTGAAAAACTACCAAAAAGAAAGCTTTAAGTTCAAAGATGCAATTTACGGAGCGTACTTCGATTTTctattgatatttttgaaaacaCATCCTCTCGAAAGAAATGAACTAAAACAGCTATTGACTATTATCGCTCAAAATGTTAAAGTAGATAATGGAAATTACACAGGTAACTTAAGCATATCAAAACTTTCCGAGTTCCTCTTAAATACTTATGCATTACCCCTAGGTAGTCAATCAACAGATGCAAATGAGATTTCAAGACATATCTTGCAGTACATGTGCTTTATGTGGGAATCGCTCGATACAGAAAGACTTGTTCTAAAGGAACGCAAACTACACTTCTCCATCATCCAAACGATCTTTAATTCATCGACCTTATATTATGCTGCGAAAGGGGATAAGGAATTGGCtaatcttttgaaaacaaGCGGTCTGAGTATAATTGGCCATGGGTTTTCAAAGAGGGGGTTCCTTCCTTTACTAAGTTCTCAACTTTGCCAGTTCATGAAAAGATACGGTGCTATGTTGGATAGCGAAGATGCAAACTACGACTGGTTGATTCTAATCTTGTTTAAATGTTTCACTCAACCTCAAATGAATACTAATATCTTTAACATGAAACCAGTAATTGCTCATTTATATGACAAGAAGTTGAGTATTTATTATGGAGAGAAGCATTGTTTGTATAAGAGCGTGTATGGTATTTCTGAGATTTCCAACAAAATTTTCACCATTAATGCACTGCTACTTACGACAGATATCTTTAAGAGACAATTTATTTCAGAAGTTGTCGAAGAGACAAACTTATTGGTttccaagaagagaatTGATGGTCCggaagaaatggaaagaTTAGCATTATGGGAATTACTTATTATGTGCCGTCACGCAATGAAGTCCATAAACCTCCCAAGCTCTATAACAAACGCCATTTTAcacaatattgaaatagATGAAGGTTCGCCTCTTGTCAGGATCTATAAGGAATGGTTTATTGCATATGAATTAGCAGAAAACTATAATGAAAGCACCTCAACTCCAAATGAAGACTATGTTTTTAATCTATTAATTGACCATAGTAAACCAGTATTAGTGGTTAGTGCTGAAAAGATTTGCTTCTTGATATTAAAAGCTCTCAAATTGAAAGGAAAACAAGACACAACTAGATTATTAGACAGATTCATCTGTGAATTAGTGCCAAATGCTACATCTAACAAACCTTTGGTAAGACATTTctcaaattcattaatcttATCATTCTGGCCAGTGTTTAAAGATATGGTTTTAAATCCTACTTTGAAAAGTATCCTTGGCAACTTATTTGAGAATTCTCAAAGAACTCAAATACATGGCCAATACAGATCTGGGGATGCCAACATTTGGAATTTATACGATGATTTGACATTAACCAATATATTTGGTGGGGTGATTAGGAAGATCACTGATCATGAAGCTCCTTATCTATCAGAGGAAACATTTAATACTTATTTGCTTGACAAGAAtctatttgaaattggtaaaGATGAACCATTACTATGgttaaggaaaagaagTGGATTGGAAGTTGTCTCACAGAAAACGGCATCCCCCATCAATGCTGGATCTCAATTGCAAACCAAGAGTGGAGCGTGGGAGACTGTCTTTGATATAGATAACAAGAAATCACATCAAATTGTGAAACGTTCAGACTTGattgttgtttcttcattagtTGACAAACCTCCAAATCTGGGTGGTATTTGTAGATTATGTGATGTGCTAGGTGTTGGTTTATTGACAGTTCAAGATCTTCGAGTGAAGAATCACCCACAATTTAAGAATGTTGCAGTTACAGCAGATAGGTGGCAACCGATGGTGGAAGTTCctgttgatgaaattacaaaattcaTGAAGAGTAAAAAACAGGAAGGGTACACACTGATTGGGCTAGAACAAACGGATAAATCTGTCCAACttgataataattataaGTTCCCACGTAAATCTTTGATTCTACTGGGAACAGAAGCTCATGGTATTCCTGGcccattattaaatgaactTGATCTTTGCTTAGAGATAAAGCAGCATGGTGTTATCAGATCGATGAACATTCAAACTGCTACAGCAGTTATTGTCCATTCGTATACTGTTCAACACCtctga
- the YFH1 gene encoding ferroxidase (ancestral locus Anc_2.309) — protein MLRTYSSRVSRLRVSPLATFLRIRHGNRTWTPLLQQFHWYHVALNVKRFYTITSTHGHEVPKEVINLPLQKYHQEADKFLDKLFDNLEELSDRYPKDIPDVDLNHGVMTLEVPIIGSYVINKQPPNKQIWFASPLSGPNRFDFYKNEWISLRDGQKLIDILNSEIQSIFPKENIDLGA, from the coding sequence ATGTTAAGAACTTATAGCTCGAGGGTATCCCGTCTAAGGGTTTCTCCACTCGCAACGTTTCTTCGTATAAGACACGGGAATAGAACATGGACTCCCCTTCTGCAACAATTTCATTGGTACCATGTTGCATTAAATGTTAAGAGATTCTACACAATAACATCTACACACGGACATGAGGTACCGAAGGAAGTTATAAATTTACCTCTACAAAAATACCATCAAGAGGCtgataaatttttagaCAAATTATTCGATAATTTAGAGGAGTTGAGTGACAGATATCCTAAGGATATACCTGATGTGGATTTAAACCATGGTGTTATGACTTTGGAAGTACCTATCATCGGTTCATATGTCATCAATAAGCAACCACCTAATAAACAGATCTGGTTTGCATCACCTTTATCAGGCCCAAATAGATTTGATTTTTATAAGAACGAATGGATATCATTAAGAGATGGACAAAAGTTAATAGATATCCTAAATTCCGAGATTCAAAGTATTTTcccaaaagaaaatattgatctGGGTGCCTAG
- the ATG20 gene encoding Atg20p (ancestral locus Anc_2.324), which yields MGRKSKNNKKAMPEHSNNGVSGEVSEVIQDFKSLETEEARRIPNDTIKTVKPQRTSGEKEGSNVSETPGKEAGKSVYDPKMIHTALLEKDNPFLEQDNGADQSTSFLEGVTHNSNTLVNPNEAYDDDNDDGLLPLKEAKTEHSDGSSSKQQDDDSFQSAAQNSDNANLELDQSSMVKILEAKKTSEGQGRNYVAYTIKFRDVCVRRRYSDFESLRNVLVRLFPITLIPPIPEKESIKTYGKAIAGSSSKYQLPSDPAGSVDLTLSVINGSVNNRDEKLIRHRIRMLTQFLNKLLQNPEIMKTTIISDFLNPNNSNWKDFINSSPTFSALPKNVLQCNPLDPTSTTRIHASLPIPSSSSQLSLTKDGSDVSQANTKDPFYSLEQDYKKYETLMDTGFFKYNRRITKTLHDLEADMKEVSEVFGQLSHLQRQDADLSQQLSFLSDNYGTSAFILQKLVNRLYYNINEPLNEAVHIAGTVRELLKYRKMKYLQLESIDASLTTKTRQLEKIKQEEAEFSNVDRVINAKVQNSKRVNLERPEQEPRTYSGKLLSKFTQLANMVKDSVNYSDIDSDVSKESLERDITNLNEALEVCKGDMEVIMNTIRNEQLPKFTKEREKELTIIMQHYAQYMKVYAEKNLALWKKGKEQLDQ from the coding sequence ATGGGAAGGAAGTCCAAGAATAACAAGAAGGCTATGCCAGAACACTCAAATAACGGTGTTTCCGGTGAAGTATCGGAGGTCATCCAAGATTTTAAGTCATTAGAGACCGAGGAGGCAAGGAGGATTCCGAACGATACTATAAAGACAGTCAAACCACAACGCACATCTGGAGAGAAAGAAGGTTCTAACGTTTCTGAAACACCTGGAAAAGAAGCTGGGAAAAGTGTTTATGATCCAAAAATGATACATACAGCATTATTGGAGAAGGATAATCCGTTTTTAGAGCAAGATAATGGGGCAGACCAATCGACTTCTTTTTTAGAAGGTGTAACACACAATAGTAACACATTAGTCAATCCAAATGAGGCTTATGATGacgataatgatgatggaCTCTTGCCTTTAAAGGAAGCGAAAACAGAACATTCTGATGGCTCTAGCTCAAAACAGcaagatgatgattcatTCCAGTCTGCAGCACAAAATAGTGATAATGCAAATTTAGAGTTGGATCAATCCTCTATGGTTAAAATACTTGAAGCAAAAAAAACTTCAGAGGGTCAAGGAAGAAACTACGTGGCATATACAATTAAATTTCGTGATGTGTGTGTTCGAAGAAGATATAGTGATTTCGAAAGTTTGAGGAATGTCCTTGTCAGATTATTTCCCATAACGTTAATACCTCCAATTCCAGAAAAGGAATCTATTAAGACATACGGTAAGGCTATTGCAGGTTCGAGTTCAAAATATCAGTTACCATCAGATCCAGCAGGGTCTGTTGATCTAACCCTTTCTGTAATAAACGGTTCAGTTAATAACAGGGATGAGAAATTAATACGGCATAGAATTCGAATGTTAACTCAGTTCTTAAACAAACTGCTACAAAATCCAGAAATTATGAAGACAACGATTATTTCTGACTTTCtaaatccaaataattctaattggaaagattttATCAATAGTTCTCCAACATTTTCAGCACTTCCTAAAAATGTTTTACAATGTAATCCACTAGACCCAACAAGTACAACCAGAATACATGCCTCCTTACCAATCCCATCATCTTCAAGTCAACTATCATTAACAAAGGATGGAAGCGACGTATCCCAAGCAAACACCAAAGACCCATTCTATTCGTTGGAACAAGATTACAAGAAGTATGAAACGTTGATGGATACtggatttttcaaatacaaTAGAAGAATTACCAAGACACTTCATGACTTGGAGGCTGATATGAAGGAAGTTAGTGAAGTATTTGGTCAATTGTCCCATCTTCAAAGACAGGATGCTGATCTCTCACAGCAATTGTCATTTTTGAGTGACAATTATGGAACGTCAGCTTTCATTTTGCAAAAACTGGTTAATAGACTCtattataatattaatgaacCACTAAATGAAGCCGTTCATATTGCTGGAACAGTAAGGGAATTACTGAAATACCGAAAAATGAAGTACTTACAACTGGAGTCAATTGACGCCTCCTTAACAACCAAAACACGTCAACTAGAAAAGATAAAGCAGGAAGAAGCTGAATTTAGTAATGTTGACAGAGTAATAAATGCAAAAGTTCAAAATAGTAAAAGGGTTAATCTAGAACGTCCGGAGCAAGAACCAAGGACCTATAGTGGGAAACTATTAAGTAAATTCACACAGTTAGCAAATATGGTCAAGGATTCAGTTAATTATTCTGACATAGATTCAGACGTTTCGAAAGAAAGTCTAGAGCGAGATATTACGAATTTGAATGAAGCTCTGGAAGTATGTAAAGGTGACATGGAAGTTATCATGAATACCATAAGGAATGAGCAGTTACCAAAGTTTACCAAGGAGAGAGAAAAGGAACTTACTATTATCATGCAGCATTATGCTCAATACATGAAGGTATATGCCGAGAAAAATCTTGCGTTGTGGAAGAAAGGTAAAGAACAGCTCGATCAATAG